A window of the Loxodonta africana isolate mLoxAfr1 chromosome 3, mLoxAfr1.hap2, whole genome shotgun sequence genome harbors these coding sequences:
- the TRMT1 gene encoding tRNA (guanine(26)-N(2))-dimethyltransferase isoform X1, which produces MIHPPTVPTWRRPGPNLGNVHRDLSPSWFPEKRSGGQRRPRMSRARILLWLSLTHRSSRSLCRARSMEGQPQEPPNPDAMENGTGNSGEERPPEAQEITITEGAAKIAFPSANEVFYNPVQEFNRDLTCAVITEFARIQLQTKGIHIKVPGEKDVQKLVVDLSEQEEDKAELKEGENLAPGDQPRTASVRELCEEGLRVLEGLAASGLRSIRFAQEVPGLQSVIANDASSRAVDLIRRNVQLNDVAHLVQPSRADARMLMYQHQRVSERFDVIDLDPYGSPTPFLDAAVQAVSEGGLLCVTCTDMAVLAGNSGETCYSKYGAMALKSRACHEMALRIVLHSLDLRANCYQRFVVPLLSISADFYVRVFVRVFTGQAKVKASASKQALVFQCVGCGAFHLQRLGRASGASESRVKFSAACGPPVAPECEHCGQRHQLGGPMWAEPIHDLDFVGRVLEAVSANPGRFHTSERIRGVLSVITEELLDVPLYYTLDQLSSTIHCNTPSLLQLRSALLHAGFRVSLSHACKNAVKTDAPASALWDIMRCWEKECPVKRERLSETSPAFRILSVEPSLQANFTIREDANPSSRQRGLKRFQANPEANWGPRPRARPGAKAAGGAMEERRRLLQNKRKEPTEDPAQRAAQLKTFPCKRFKEGTCQHGDQCCYSHSPPTSGPATDAVPTDCTETPGLGPPLDQA; this is translated from the exons ATGATCCACCCGCCTACTGTGCCAACATGGCGGCGCCCAGGTCCTAATTTAGGAAACGTGCACCGAGACCTATCTCCTTCTTGGTTTCCGGAGAAAAG GAGTGGCGGACAGAGACGCCCGCGGATGTCCCGCGCAAGGATCCTTCTGTGGCTAAGCCTCACCCATCGCTCCTCCCGCAGTCTCTGTAGAGCCCGCAGTATGGAGGGGCAGCCCCAAGAGCCGCCGAATCCGGACGCGATGGAGAACGGCACCGGGAACAGCGGAGAAGAGCGCCCACCTGAGGCCCAGGAGATTACAATCACCGAAGGGGCCGCCAAGATCGCTTTCCCCAGTGCCAACGAAGTCTTCTACAACCCGGTTCAGGAGTTCAACCGGGACCTGAC ATGTGCTGTGATCACCGAGTTTGCTCGCATTCAGCTTCAAACCAAAGGAATTCACA TCAAGGTGCCAGGTGAGAAGGACGTGCAAAAGTTGGTCGTGGACCTGTCAGAGCAAGAGGAGGACAAGGCTGAACTGAAAGAGGGGGAAAACCTGGCCCCGGGAGACCAGCCTCGAACAGCATCCGTGAGGGAGCTCTGTGAG GAAGGCCTACGGGTGCTGGAGGGCCTGGCAGCCTCAGGCTTGCGTTCCATTCGCTTTGCCCAAGAAGTGCCTGGGCTTCAATCTGTGATCGCCAATGACGCCTCCTCCCGAGCTGTGGACCTCATACGCCGCAATGTGCAGCTCAACGATGTGGCCCACCTTGTACAGCCCAGCCGGGCAGATGCCCG GATGCTGATGTACCAGCACCAGAGGGTGTCAGAACGCTTTGATGTCATCGACCTGGACCCCTATGGGAGCCCCACCCCATTCCTGGATGCCGCAGTGCAGGCTGTGAGTGAAGGAG ggttgctgtgtgtGACCTGCACAGACATGGCGGTGCTAGCAGGAAACAGCGGGGAAACATGCTACAGCAAGTACGGGGCGATGGCCCTCAAGAGCCGGGCCTGCCATGAGATG GCCCTGAGGATTGTACTGCACAGCCTGGACCTCCGGGCCAACTGCTACCAGCGCTTCGTGGTACCTTTGCTTAGCATCAGTGCCGACTTCTACGTGCGAGTATTTGTCCGCGTCTTCACTGGCCAGGCGAAGGTCAAGGCCTCAGCcag caagcagGCCCTGGTGTTCCAGTGTGTGGGCTGTGGGGCCTTCCACCTTCAGCGCCTTGGCAGAGCATCAGGAGCCTCCGAGAGCCG GGTCAAGTTCTCTGCAGCCTGCGGTCCCCCTGTGGCGCCCGAGTGTGAGCACTGTGGGCAGAGACATCAG CTTGGCGGTCCCATGTGGGCAGAGCCCATCCATGACCTGGACTTCGTGGGCCGCGTCCTGGAGGCTGTGAGCGCCAACCCCGGCCGCTTCCATACCTCCGAGCGGATCCGTGGGGTCCTGAGTGTCATCACTGAG GAGCTCCTGGACGTGCCTCTCTACTACACGCTGGACCAGCTGAGCAGCACCATCCACTGCAACACGCCCAGCCTCCTGCAGCTGCG GTCAGCCCTCCTCCATGCTGGCTTCAGGGTTTCTCTCTCCCACGCCTGTAAGAACGCTGTGAAAACCGACGCCCCCGCCTCAGCTCTCTGGGACATCATGCGCTGCTGG GAGAAGGAGTGTCCAGTGAAACGGGAGCGGCTGTCAGAGACCAGCCCAGCATTCCGCATTCTCAGTGTGGAGCCCAG TCTGCAGGCCAACTTCACCATCCGGGAAGATGCCAACCCCAGCTCCCGCCAGCGAGGACTCAAGCGCTTCCAGGCCAACCCCGAGGCCAACTGGGGCCCCCGGCCACGTGCCCGGCCAGG GGCCAAGGCGGCAGGTGGTGCCATGGAGGAAAGGCGTAGGCTGCTCCAGAATAAGCGGAAGGAGCCAACTGAGGACCCGGCCCAGCGGGCTGCTCAGCTTAAGACATTTCCCTGCAAGAGGTTCAAGGAG GGTACTTGTCAACACGGGGACCAGTGCTGCTATTCCCACAGCCCCCCGACCTCCGGGCCTGCCACTGATGCTGTCCCCACCGACTGCACCGAGACCCCAGGCCTGGGGCCGCCGCTGGACCAGGCATAG
- the TRMT1 gene encoding tRNA (guanine(26)-N(2))-dimethyltransferase isoform X3, translating into MIHPPTVPTWRRPGPNLGNVHRDLSPSWFPEKRSGGQRRPRMSRARILLWLSLTHRSSRSLCRARSMEGQPQEPPNPDAMENGTGNSGEERPPEAQEITITEGAAKIAFPSANEVFYNPVQEFNRDLTCAVITEFARIQLQTKGIHIKVPGEKDVQKLVVDLSEQEEDKAELKEGENLAPGDQPRTASVRELCEEGLRVLEGLAASGLRSIRFAQEVPGLQSVIANDASSRAVDLIRRNVQLNDVAHLVQPSRADARMLMYQHQRVSERFDVIDLDPYGSPTPFLDAAVQAVSEGGLLCVTCTDMAVLAGNSGETCYSKYGAMALKSRACHEMALRIVLHSLDLRANCYQRFVVPLLSISADFYVRVFVRVFTGQAKVKASASKQALVFQCVGCGAFHLQRLGRASGASESRVKFSAACGPPVAPECEHCGQRHQLGGPMWAEPIHDLDFVGRVLEAVSANPGRFHTSERIRGVLSVITEELLDVPLYYTLDQLSSTIHCNTPSLLQLRSALLHAGFRVSLSHACKNAVKTDAPASALWDIMRCWEKECPVKRERLSETSPAFRILSVEPSLQANFTIREDANPSSRQRGLKRFQANPEANWGPRPRARPGVLVNTGTSAAIPTAPRPPGLPLMLSPPTAPRPQAWGRRWTRHRLNQ; encoded by the exons ATGATCCACCCGCCTACTGTGCCAACATGGCGGCGCCCAGGTCCTAATTTAGGAAACGTGCACCGAGACCTATCTCCTTCTTGGTTTCCGGAGAAAAG GAGTGGCGGACAGAGACGCCCGCGGATGTCCCGCGCAAGGATCCTTCTGTGGCTAAGCCTCACCCATCGCTCCTCCCGCAGTCTCTGTAGAGCCCGCAGTATGGAGGGGCAGCCCCAAGAGCCGCCGAATCCGGACGCGATGGAGAACGGCACCGGGAACAGCGGAGAAGAGCGCCCACCTGAGGCCCAGGAGATTACAATCACCGAAGGGGCCGCCAAGATCGCTTTCCCCAGTGCCAACGAAGTCTTCTACAACCCGGTTCAGGAGTTCAACCGGGACCTGAC ATGTGCTGTGATCACCGAGTTTGCTCGCATTCAGCTTCAAACCAAAGGAATTCACA TCAAGGTGCCAGGTGAGAAGGACGTGCAAAAGTTGGTCGTGGACCTGTCAGAGCAAGAGGAGGACAAGGCTGAACTGAAAGAGGGGGAAAACCTGGCCCCGGGAGACCAGCCTCGAACAGCATCCGTGAGGGAGCTCTGTGAG GAAGGCCTACGGGTGCTGGAGGGCCTGGCAGCCTCAGGCTTGCGTTCCATTCGCTTTGCCCAAGAAGTGCCTGGGCTTCAATCTGTGATCGCCAATGACGCCTCCTCCCGAGCTGTGGACCTCATACGCCGCAATGTGCAGCTCAACGATGTGGCCCACCTTGTACAGCCCAGCCGGGCAGATGCCCG GATGCTGATGTACCAGCACCAGAGGGTGTCAGAACGCTTTGATGTCATCGACCTGGACCCCTATGGGAGCCCCACCCCATTCCTGGATGCCGCAGTGCAGGCTGTGAGTGAAGGAG ggttgctgtgtgtGACCTGCACAGACATGGCGGTGCTAGCAGGAAACAGCGGGGAAACATGCTACAGCAAGTACGGGGCGATGGCCCTCAAGAGCCGGGCCTGCCATGAGATG GCCCTGAGGATTGTACTGCACAGCCTGGACCTCCGGGCCAACTGCTACCAGCGCTTCGTGGTACCTTTGCTTAGCATCAGTGCCGACTTCTACGTGCGAGTATTTGTCCGCGTCTTCACTGGCCAGGCGAAGGTCAAGGCCTCAGCcag caagcagGCCCTGGTGTTCCAGTGTGTGGGCTGTGGGGCCTTCCACCTTCAGCGCCTTGGCAGAGCATCAGGAGCCTCCGAGAGCCG GGTCAAGTTCTCTGCAGCCTGCGGTCCCCCTGTGGCGCCCGAGTGTGAGCACTGTGGGCAGAGACATCAG CTTGGCGGTCCCATGTGGGCAGAGCCCATCCATGACCTGGACTTCGTGGGCCGCGTCCTGGAGGCTGTGAGCGCCAACCCCGGCCGCTTCCATACCTCCGAGCGGATCCGTGGGGTCCTGAGTGTCATCACTGAG GAGCTCCTGGACGTGCCTCTCTACTACACGCTGGACCAGCTGAGCAGCACCATCCACTGCAACACGCCCAGCCTCCTGCAGCTGCG GTCAGCCCTCCTCCATGCTGGCTTCAGGGTTTCTCTCTCCCACGCCTGTAAGAACGCTGTGAAAACCGACGCCCCCGCCTCAGCTCTCTGGGACATCATGCGCTGCTGG GAGAAGGAGTGTCCAGTGAAACGGGAGCGGCTGTCAGAGACCAGCCCAGCATTCCGCATTCTCAGTGTGGAGCCCAG TCTGCAGGCCAACTTCACCATCCGGGAAGATGCCAACCCCAGCTCCCGCCAGCGAGGACTCAAGCGCTTCCAGGCCAACCCCGAGGCCAACTGGGGCCCCCGGCCACGTGCCCGGCCAGG GGTACTTGTCAACACGGGGACCAGTGCTGCTATTCCCACAGCCCCCCGACCTCCGGGCCTGCCACTGATGCTGTCCCCACCGACTGCACCGAGACCCCAGGCCTGGGGCCGCCGCTGGACCAGGCATAGActgaaccaataa
- the TRMT1 gene encoding tRNA (guanine(26)-N(2))-dimethyltransferase isoform X2, with amino-acid sequence MIHPPTVPTWRRPGPNLGNVHRDLSPSWFPEKSLCRARSMEGQPQEPPNPDAMENGTGNSGEERPPEAQEITITEGAAKIAFPSANEVFYNPVQEFNRDLTCAVITEFARIQLQTKGIHIKVPGEKDVQKLVVDLSEQEEDKAELKEGENLAPGDQPRTASVRELCEEGLRVLEGLAASGLRSIRFAQEVPGLQSVIANDASSRAVDLIRRNVQLNDVAHLVQPSRADARMLMYQHQRVSERFDVIDLDPYGSPTPFLDAAVQAVSEGGLLCVTCTDMAVLAGNSGETCYSKYGAMALKSRACHEMALRIVLHSLDLRANCYQRFVVPLLSISADFYVRVFVRVFTGQAKVKASASKQALVFQCVGCGAFHLQRLGRASGASESRVKFSAACGPPVAPECEHCGQRHQLGGPMWAEPIHDLDFVGRVLEAVSANPGRFHTSERIRGVLSVITEELLDVPLYYTLDQLSSTIHCNTPSLLQLRSALLHAGFRVSLSHACKNAVKTDAPASALWDIMRCWEKECPVKRERLSETSPAFRILSVEPSLQANFTIREDANPSSRQRGLKRFQANPEANWGPRPRARPGAKAAGGAMEERRRLLQNKRKEPTEDPAQRAAQLKTFPCKRFKEGTCQHGDQCCYSHSPPTSGPATDAVPTDCTETPGLGPPLDQA; translated from the exons ATGATCCACCCGCCTACTGTGCCAACATGGCGGCGCCCAGGTCCTAATTTAGGAAACGTGCACCGAGACCTATCTCCTTCTTGGTTTCCGGAGAAAAG TCTCTGTAGAGCCCGCAGTATGGAGGGGCAGCCCCAAGAGCCGCCGAATCCGGACGCGATGGAGAACGGCACCGGGAACAGCGGAGAAGAGCGCCCACCTGAGGCCCAGGAGATTACAATCACCGAAGGGGCCGCCAAGATCGCTTTCCCCAGTGCCAACGAAGTCTTCTACAACCCGGTTCAGGAGTTCAACCGGGACCTGAC ATGTGCTGTGATCACCGAGTTTGCTCGCATTCAGCTTCAAACCAAAGGAATTCACA TCAAGGTGCCAGGTGAGAAGGACGTGCAAAAGTTGGTCGTGGACCTGTCAGAGCAAGAGGAGGACAAGGCTGAACTGAAAGAGGGGGAAAACCTGGCCCCGGGAGACCAGCCTCGAACAGCATCCGTGAGGGAGCTCTGTGAG GAAGGCCTACGGGTGCTGGAGGGCCTGGCAGCCTCAGGCTTGCGTTCCATTCGCTTTGCCCAAGAAGTGCCTGGGCTTCAATCTGTGATCGCCAATGACGCCTCCTCCCGAGCTGTGGACCTCATACGCCGCAATGTGCAGCTCAACGATGTGGCCCACCTTGTACAGCCCAGCCGGGCAGATGCCCG GATGCTGATGTACCAGCACCAGAGGGTGTCAGAACGCTTTGATGTCATCGACCTGGACCCCTATGGGAGCCCCACCCCATTCCTGGATGCCGCAGTGCAGGCTGTGAGTGAAGGAG ggttgctgtgtgtGACCTGCACAGACATGGCGGTGCTAGCAGGAAACAGCGGGGAAACATGCTACAGCAAGTACGGGGCGATGGCCCTCAAGAGCCGGGCCTGCCATGAGATG GCCCTGAGGATTGTACTGCACAGCCTGGACCTCCGGGCCAACTGCTACCAGCGCTTCGTGGTACCTTTGCTTAGCATCAGTGCCGACTTCTACGTGCGAGTATTTGTCCGCGTCTTCACTGGCCAGGCGAAGGTCAAGGCCTCAGCcag caagcagGCCCTGGTGTTCCAGTGTGTGGGCTGTGGGGCCTTCCACCTTCAGCGCCTTGGCAGAGCATCAGGAGCCTCCGAGAGCCG GGTCAAGTTCTCTGCAGCCTGCGGTCCCCCTGTGGCGCCCGAGTGTGAGCACTGTGGGCAGAGACATCAG CTTGGCGGTCCCATGTGGGCAGAGCCCATCCATGACCTGGACTTCGTGGGCCGCGTCCTGGAGGCTGTGAGCGCCAACCCCGGCCGCTTCCATACCTCCGAGCGGATCCGTGGGGTCCTGAGTGTCATCACTGAG GAGCTCCTGGACGTGCCTCTCTACTACACGCTGGACCAGCTGAGCAGCACCATCCACTGCAACACGCCCAGCCTCCTGCAGCTGCG GTCAGCCCTCCTCCATGCTGGCTTCAGGGTTTCTCTCTCCCACGCCTGTAAGAACGCTGTGAAAACCGACGCCCCCGCCTCAGCTCTCTGGGACATCATGCGCTGCTGG GAGAAGGAGTGTCCAGTGAAACGGGAGCGGCTGTCAGAGACCAGCCCAGCATTCCGCATTCTCAGTGTGGAGCCCAG TCTGCAGGCCAACTTCACCATCCGGGAAGATGCCAACCCCAGCTCCCGCCAGCGAGGACTCAAGCGCTTCCAGGCCAACCCCGAGGCCAACTGGGGCCCCCGGCCACGTGCCCGGCCAGG GGCCAAGGCGGCAGGTGGTGCCATGGAGGAAAGGCGTAGGCTGCTCCAGAATAAGCGGAAGGAGCCAACTGAGGACCCGGCCCAGCGGGCTGCTCAGCTTAAGACATTTCCCTGCAAGAGGTTCAAGGAG GGTACTTGTCAACACGGGGACCAGTGCTGCTATTCCCACAGCCCCCCGACCTCCGGGCCTGCCACTGATGCTGTCCCCACCGACTGCACCGAGACCCCAGGCCTGGGGCCGCCGCTGGACCAGGCATAG
- the LYL1 gene encoding protein lyl-1 isoform X2 — translation MEGSSCVLLPHWLPSLPQVSAPSGSMCPPQAQAEVGPTMTEKAEMVCGPSPAPTPPPEPASPGPPKAEEVGHPGSSPPRLPPGVPVISLGHSRPPGAGVPTTELTALRPPLLQLSALGTAPPPLALHYHPHPFLNSLYIGPAGPFSIFPSSRLKRRPSHCELDLAEGHQPQKVARRVFTNSRERWRQQNVNGAFAELRKLLPTHPPDRKLSKNEVLRLAMKYIGFLVRLLRDQAAALAAGPASSGPRRRPTHRSPEDGVRRGSGRRAESAVPPQPAPHAAPDDRPVGATRPIKTERGLLEQAAVGPEVR, via the exons ATGGAGGGTAGCAGCTGCGTCCTCCTTccacactggcttccttccctcccACAGGTGAGCGCCCCCTCGGGGTCCATGTGCCCACCCCAGGCCCAGGCAGAGGTGGGCCCCACCATGACTGAGAAGGCAGAGATGGTGTGTGGCCCCAGCCCAGCACCCACCCCGCCCCCTGAGCCAGCCTCACCTGGGCCCCCAAAGGCGGAGGAGGTGGGCCACCCAGGTTCCTCACCCCCCAGGCTGCCCCCTGGGGTGCCGGTGATCAGCCTGGGCCACAGCAGGCCCCCAGGGGCAGGCGTGCCCACCACGGAGCTGACTGCCCTGCGGCCCCCTCTGCTGCAACTCTCTGCCCTGGGAACTGCCCCTCCCCCCCTGGCCCTGCATTACCACCCTCACCCCTTCCTCAACAG CCTCTACATTGGGCCGGCAGGACCTTTCAGCATCTTCCCCAGCAGCCGGCTGAAACGGAGACCAAGTCACTGTGAGCTAGACCTGGCTGAGG GTCACCAGCCCCAGAAGGTGGCCCGGCGCGTGTTCACCAACAGCCGCGAACGCTGGCGACAGCAGAATGTGAACGGCGCCTTCGCTGAGCTCAGGAAGCTGCTGCCAACGCACCCGCCCGACAGGAAGCTGAGCAAGAACGAGGTGCTCCGCCTGGCTATGAAGTACATCGGCTTCCTGGTGCGGCTGCTGCGTGACCAGGCGGCCGCGCTGGCTGCAGGCCCCGCCTCGTCCGGGCCCCGCCGACGACCGACGCACAGGAGCCCGGAAGACGGCGTCCGCCGGGGGTCCGGACGCAGGGCCGAGTCGGCTGTGCCCCCGCAGCCTGCGCCCCACGCCGCCCCCGACGACCGCCCCGTCGGGGCCACGCGGCCCATCAAGACCGAGAGGGGGCTGCTGGAGCAGGCGGCCGTGGGCCCGGAGGTGCGGTGA
- the LYL1 gene encoding protein lyl-1 isoform X1, with protein sequence MAEAGPEPGALCIRSRPAAVLGRRGSRAWERAGRPEHSLSLRGPKAPTQPPGPQDPRGGPAQQHGPDGAADCGLCARRPRLKPNLNPGPKGPKPRHSPGGGTSAGVSAPSGSMCPPQAQAEVGPTMTEKAEMVCGPSPAPTPPPEPASPGPPKAEEVGHPGSSPPRLPPGVPVISLGHSRPPGAGVPTTELTALRPPLLQLSALGTAPPPLALHYHPHPFLNSLYIGPAGPFSIFPSSRLKRRPSHCELDLAEGHQPQKVARRVFTNSRERWRQQNVNGAFAELRKLLPTHPPDRKLSKNEVLRLAMKYIGFLVRLLRDQAAALAAGPASSGPRRRPTHRSPEDGVRRGSGRRAESAVPPQPAPHAAPDDRPVGATRPIKTERGLLEQAAVGPEVR encoded by the exons ATGGCGGAAGCCGGACCGGAACCAGGCGCCCTGTGCATCCGTTCCAGACCAG CCGCTGTACTGGGCAGGAGAGGAAGCCGGGCCTGGGAGAGGGCGGGCCGGCCAGAGCACTCACTTTCTCTCCGGGGGCCTAAGGCACCGACTCAGCCGCCAGGCCCTCAGGACCCTAGAGGAGGCCCGGCCCAACAGCATGGTCCAGACGGGGCAGCAGACTGTGGGCTGTGTGCACGGAGGCCACGCCTGAAGCCAAACTTGAATCCTGGCCCCAAGGGGCCCAAGCCCAGGCACTCACCAGGCGGTGGGACCAGTGCTGGG GTGAGCGCCCCCTCGGGGTCCATGTGCCCACCCCAGGCCCAGGCAGAGGTGGGCCCCACCATGACTGAGAAGGCAGAGATGGTGTGTGGCCCCAGCCCAGCACCCACCCCGCCCCCTGAGCCAGCCTCACCTGGGCCCCCAAAGGCGGAGGAGGTGGGCCACCCAGGTTCCTCACCCCCCAGGCTGCCCCCTGGGGTGCCGGTGATCAGCCTGGGCCACAGCAGGCCCCCAGGGGCAGGCGTGCCCACCACGGAGCTGACTGCCCTGCGGCCCCCTCTGCTGCAACTCTCTGCCCTGGGAACTGCCCCTCCCCCCCTGGCCCTGCATTACCACCCTCACCCCTTCCTCAACAG CCTCTACATTGGGCCGGCAGGACCTTTCAGCATCTTCCCCAGCAGCCGGCTGAAACGGAGACCAAGTCACTGTGAGCTAGACCTGGCTGAGG GTCACCAGCCCCAGAAGGTGGCCCGGCGCGTGTTCACCAACAGCCGCGAACGCTGGCGACAGCAGAATGTGAACGGCGCCTTCGCTGAGCTCAGGAAGCTGCTGCCAACGCACCCGCCCGACAGGAAGCTGAGCAAGAACGAGGTGCTCCGCCTGGCTATGAAGTACATCGGCTTCCTGGTGCGGCTGCTGCGTGACCAGGCGGCCGCGCTGGCTGCAGGCCCCGCCTCGTCCGGGCCCCGCCGACGACCGACGCACAGGAGCCCGGAAGACGGCGTCCGCCGGGGGTCCGGACGCAGGGCCGAGTCGGCTGTGCCCCCGCAGCCTGCGCCCCACGCCGCCCCCGACGACCGCCCCGTCGGGGCCACGCGGCCCATCAAGACCGAGAGGGGGCTGCTGGAGCAGGCGGCCGTGGGCCCGGAGGTGCGGTGA
- the LYL1 gene encoding protein lyl-1 isoform X3 — translation MCPPQAQAEVGPTMTEKAEMVCGPSPAPTPPPEPASPGPPKAEEVGHPGSSPPRLPPGVPVISLGHSRPPGAGVPTTELTALRPPLLQLSALGTAPPPLALHYHPHPFLNSLYIGPAGPFSIFPSSRLKRRPSHCELDLAEGHQPQKVARRVFTNSRERWRQQNVNGAFAELRKLLPTHPPDRKLSKNEVLRLAMKYIGFLVRLLRDQAAALAAGPASSGPRRRPTHRSPEDGVRRGSGRRAESAVPPQPAPHAAPDDRPVGATRPIKTERGLLEQAAVGPEVR, via the exons ATGTGCCCACCCCAGGCCCAGGCAGAGGTGGGCCCCACCATGACTGAGAAGGCAGAGATGGTGTGTGGCCCCAGCCCAGCACCCACCCCGCCCCCTGAGCCAGCCTCACCTGGGCCCCCAAAGGCGGAGGAGGTGGGCCACCCAGGTTCCTCACCCCCCAGGCTGCCCCCTGGGGTGCCGGTGATCAGCCTGGGCCACAGCAGGCCCCCAGGGGCAGGCGTGCCCACCACGGAGCTGACTGCCCTGCGGCCCCCTCTGCTGCAACTCTCTGCCCTGGGAACTGCCCCTCCCCCCCTGGCCCTGCATTACCACCCTCACCCCTTCCTCAACAG CCTCTACATTGGGCCGGCAGGACCTTTCAGCATCTTCCCCAGCAGCCGGCTGAAACGGAGACCAAGTCACTGTGAGCTAGACCTGGCTGAGG GTCACCAGCCCCAGAAGGTGGCCCGGCGCGTGTTCACCAACAGCCGCGAACGCTGGCGACAGCAGAATGTGAACGGCGCCTTCGCTGAGCTCAGGAAGCTGCTGCCAACGCACCCGCCCGACAGGAAGCTGAGCAAGAACGAGGTGCTCCGCCTGGCTATGAAGTACATCGGCTTCCTGGTGCGGCTGCTGCGTGACCAGGCGGCCGCGCTGGCTGCAGGCCCCGCCTCGTCCGGGCCCCGCCGACGACCGACGCACAGGAGCCCGGAAGACGGCGTCCGCCGGGGGTCCGGACGCAGGGCCGAGTCGGCTGTGCCCCCGCAGCCTGCGCCCCACGCCGCCCCCGACGACCGCCCCGTCGGGGCCACGCGGCCCATCAAGACCGAGAGGGGGCTGCTGGAGCAGGCGGCCGTGGGCCCGGAGGTGCGGTGA